gcttcttaattggttccaggtgtcctaattagctgGCCTTAactggttccagcaacttcctggttgttctggaacagcccattattTTACTTGGGGGTAAAGgcacctgcttaatctggggctaatatatctagcttcgatcactctcctgtagccatctggcctgatcctgtcacaatatatatataaatatatatataataaaactaggtttggcagaatttttaaaaataatttcaacagTTAAtaccaatgtttatttttaagcatttatttttatctccttaaattttcacagttgccaGAAATTAAGTGGGGAgggtcagataattatttaatgatagcagatgttgagattcaaaaaaattaaagttttataaaccattaaaaccaaattgtcaatatcacatgtcaaaatatacaaagtcaaTATCCTGACATCACCAAATCCTACCTATTCATTCACTAGAGAATTTGTAACAAGCTTATTTCCAGTCACTGGATTTTGACTCCAAGAAGttctgaagcagcatttttcttactttgcctatctgtaaattttgattatcactggaaatattttgtcacTGGTTTGTGTGTGCACGGTGAAATTGACAATTACCAACTAAAAATCTATTCCTTACAAGGCTTTATgtagattcacagattctaaagacattgtggtcatctagtctgacctcctgtatcgtACAGTCCATAGagcttcctcaaaataattcctagagcagagctttcagaaaaacatcccatcttgatttaaaaattgtcagtgacggagaatccaccacagcccttggtcagttctccaatggctaattactctgaccattaaaaaattatgccttatttccagtctgtatttgtctgacttcaacttccagccactggattgtgttagatctttctctgctagacggaagagttcattattaaatatttttttcctacggaattacttatagactgtgatcaaatcatctcataatcttctctttgttcagcaaaatagattaagctccttgagtctgccaccataaggcatgctttctaatactttaatcattcttgtggctcttttctgacccctctccaatttatcaacatccttcttgaattgtaggtaccagaactggacacaatattccagcagtggttgcaaaagtgccaaatacaaaggtaaaataacttctctactcccaCTTGAGaatcccctgtttatgcatcccaggattgcattagatCTTTTGACTACAGTGTCGCAGGgagagctcacgttcagctgattatccaccataacttccaaatcttttccagagtcccAGCTTCCCAggacagtcccccatcctgtaagtctGGCCAACACTCTATTCccagatatatacatttacatttagccgtaTTAAACACAGGGTGTAACACAAGATGAACAAGGCACTAGCAGGGTTGGAAATAAGAGGCTACATGGGAGCCAAGTGATCAAATAAATAACCGTCCCAAAATGTTTAATGCCAACATTCAAAATCCCCTTAACCACATTCCTGAGCAGGAGTGAAGGAAcgtgtgtggattctctgatgggcAATAAGGTTTGAGCTCCGGCTGAAGCTCTTTCCACATTCAGGGCAGTTATAGGGGCGCTCCCCGGTGTGGGTGCGATGGTGTTTATTAAGATCAGAGCTGCCGACAAAGCTTTTTCCACAGTcggggcatttatagggtctctctcccgtatGGGTTCTTTGGTGGGTGATAAGGTATGAGCTCCGACCAAAGCTCTTCCCACATTCAGGGCAGGTATAGGGTCGCTCCCCGGTGTGAATCCTCTGGTGCTTAATAAGAGCGGAGCTGTCGACGAAGCCACTCCCGCAGTtggggcatttatagggtctctctcccgtgtgggttcTCAGGTGCCTATCGAGCCTGGAGCTTAGGCTAAACTTCTTCCCACACTCAGTGCAGACGTAAGGTTTATCCTCTGTGTGGACTATCCGGTGCCGGATGAGGTGAGAGCTCAGCGAGAAGCTTCTCCCACAGTCGGAGCATTTATAGGGTCGCTCTCCTGTGTGGGTGACTTGATGTCTAATAAGGTGTGAGCTTACACGGAAGCATTTTCCACACTGGGGACACTTATAGGGTCTCTCTACTTTATGGATCTCCTGGGGTGGGCTCAGAGAGTGGCTTTCTCCATGGTCAGGGCGTCTGTAGGGTcgctcccctgtgtggattctctggtgctgCTTCAGGTTTGACTTCTGgttgaagctcttcccacagtcaGGGCATTTGTAAGGCCGCTCTCCAGTATGCACCATCTGATGCTGGAGCAGGCGGGAGCTCAGAgagaagcttttcccacagtcagtgCATTTATAGGGTCGctcccctgtgtggatcctctgatgctGCATGTGATTGGACCTCTGACTAAAACTCTTCCCGCAGacagagcatgtgtagggtttTTCTCCCGTGTGGGATCTCTCATGGCGGATGAGCATAGAGCTCTgggtgaagcttttcccacattcggggcatttatagggtctctctgcTGTGCAGGTTCTTTGCAAGCCAAGGAGCTTCTTAGAACATTCTTCATCAGTGGGTTCTCCCTCTGTGTCTCCCTGCTGCCgtcctctccttccctggctaTGGCCAGTGTCTCCCTGCTCAGGGCTCTGGGGCATCCCTTGCAGTTTTGAGCCCGCAGGCTCTTCTTGATGGGGATTCCTTTTCTTGGTCCTGGaacctgctgggagagagagagaatcgaGCTGGGGCTCATTCCctgctggggagagaaggggcagcaAAGGGGTTTGTCACTGAGCAGAAAACCTGAtgggcaggaagtgaaacctcTGGCAAGGCAGATCCTGGCTATGCCCAATGAATCGTTGGAGTTGTTATAGGCCTGGGCATCAGTGGAAGGCATCTACCCTGCCCAGAAGCATCATTTATACCACCctcccactctccagctgccccctCACTGTGATGTCATGGCTGCAGGTTCAGAAATCTGGAGGGTTTATGCAAATGAGCCAATCCCCTAATTTCCATATAATTATGCAAACAAGACTATGAATATAATATCccctcaaaaataataataattttaaaaagggattctccCCATTCTCTGTAGTCCCCTCTCAAGGTTTCCCTGACTTCACTCCCTTTGGCTCCCCACCTTGCACAATGTAATACCTGGTCAGAGGGACATGGCCTAGAATATAAGTCTCTATGCACTGCTGTAACCATAGAGAACACGTCTCTCTAATCCGCCTGTAACCACAGAGATGGGCCTAGAAGAATGCACGTCTCTTTGGCCCACCTGTAACCAAAGAGTCAGGGCTTAGGCTGCATATTCCCAACCCTACCCCCCAGTAAATAGCGATGGGACTCAGAGCACAaatctccctgccctcccagtaACCATAGAGACCCAGCGTAGAGTGTGCATCTTCCAGGCTCAACCACAACCATAGAGACTATAGCTAGAGTGTGCACTTCCCTGGCTCCCCCGTATCCAAAGAGATGGGGCCTAGAATGTGCATTTCCCCATGCCTGCATGTAAGCATAGAGCAGGGCGAAGCATGCACATCTCCCCAATTCCGCTGTAACCATAGAGATGGGGCCTTGAGTGCACATCTCCCCAATTCCGCTGTAACCATAGAGATGGGGCCTTGAGTGCGCATCTCCCCAATTCCACTGTAACCACAGAGACAGGGCCAAGCATGAAcatctccccagctctgctgtaaTCATAGAGATGAGGCCTAGAGTGTGCATCTCCCTAATTCTGCTGTAACCATAACAATGAGGCCTAGAGTGCCTGTTTCCCCATCACggggtgactggcccctttaaggggaaatgggcccagctccacctgTGCCGTAATTAATGGCATCCCAGCCTGAGGCTGCAGGAATAATGGGGTTGGATCTTAGTATGGTGAACACCTGGGCCTCATAACTGAAAGGCTTAAGAGAACACAGTGAGGGGCTTGATGTAGAGCAGAGATGATGacccatgccatgccatgccagtTCAATTCAATTCCATTCCTGTGATGGGGCCCTAGAATGAGGGGCCAGGCTCCAGGGATGCCGTCCTGTGGCCAGTGTTCCGCAAGAGAAACGGAACTGATGAGGAGTCCTGGAGGGATGAGAGGCCCAAGCGTGGAGAGGGCTGAGAAATGCTTTGGGagttaaaagaacaggaatacttgcggcaccttagagactaacaaatttattagagcataagctttaatgggctacagcccacttcatcggatgcatagcatggaacatatagtaagaagatatatatgtattattacagagaaggtggaagttgccatacaaactgtaagaggcgaattaattaagatgagctattatcagcaggagaaaaaaacttttgtagtaataatcaagatggcccatgtagacagttgacaagaaggtgtgaggatacttatcatagggaaatagattcaatatgtgcaatgcccagccactcccagtctctattcaaacccaagttaatggtatctagtttgcatattaattaaagctcagcagtttctcattggagtctgtttttgaagcttttctgctgcaaaattgccacccttaaatcttttactgagtggccagagaggctgaagtgttttcctaccggtctttgaatgttatgattcctgatgtcagatttgtgtcctgatgtcagatttgtgtcctttttctccgcaaaagaataaatgctctaataaattcgttagtctctaaggtgccacaagtactcctgttctttttgcggatacagacgaacatggctgctactctggaacttgTCATCATGCTTTGGGAGCgtttaattttgtttgtagtTTTGAGTTCTATGGAGAAGCCCTGGGATCTGCTACTCTGTGAAAGAAGAGTGTGattttgcttggttctgtttaATTTAGAAGGAGTGAatttggggtgtattaacaggaatgttgtgtgtaagacacaggaggtaactgtcctgctctactcagcactgagaGACACCCCAGCTGGAGAACGGTGTCACAGTCTGGGCACCAAATTTTAGGAAAGAtgctgaagagagtccagagaacaacaacaaaaacaataaaagattcagaaaacctgacctctgaggaaaggttaaaaaacccagggcatgttcagtcttgagaaaagaagactgagggggggacctgataacagtctaaAAATATGCCAAGCGATcaactgaaggcaggacaagaagcaacgggcttaatctgcagcaagggagctttaggttagatattagggaaaactttctaactctatgGATAGTTCAGAGGCAACATCTTCTGGGACTGGATGTTGTGGAgtccccgtcattggaggtttttaagaacaagctgGACAAACcactgccagggatggtctaggtttacttggtcccaccttagcacagggggatggacttacatttttatgattttgcAGTGGGACCAGGGGGGAGGTGGGTGAAGGGACTGTGAAGAGGCCAGTGTGGGGCTTGACCAGTTACAGCTGGACTTGGATATCCCGGAAGGGCATTGAACTTGAAGTGTGACCTGGCTTGAGGGCTGAGTCACCCAGAAAAACACCACTGCAAAGCCAGATCAACCGACAAACGGGGGTGCTGAAGCTAGACGAATCCCTGTTGTGTCCTGACCCCAGAAGGTGCTTGGGTGGTGAGTGCACCCCCATAACACTTCCCATAGCCACAGAGATGGGGTCTAGCAGCACCTCTCCCATCCTTCCCTGCACATGCACACCCGGACCTTCCCCACTTGCACACGTGTGTGCACCCCCGCCTCCCCATGTACACCCATCCTCTCGCCCTGTCACCTGCACACACTGCCTCCGCTCCCTGTGTGGATGGAAAGAGAACCTGGGTGGGgtgggcggtgtgtgtgtgtgtggggggggcagtgttCAGGGAGACGCTGCTGCTCAGGAAGGGCAGGGGATTGCGGAGGATTTAGGGTTGTCTTGGGGACACGGGGGGGGGGTCGGGTCTCCAGCTGTTGCTGATGGGGACGGAGAGGCAGAGTCAGCACTTGGGGATGTGACCCCCTCTATCTATGGGTGGTGAGGTTCCAGGGGTGGTTCCCTCAGGAATCTAACGGGGTGCGGAGGAGTCCTGAACCGAAGCCTCCCCCCGGGGCGCCCCGAGCCCCCAgatccccggggggggggcagctgctcCTCACCCAGCGAGGTCAAGGTCTTGtcattctcctgcatgacgtccctgCAGAGCGGCCTCGGAGTCTCCCCCAGAAGCCCCCACTCCGCCCGGGGAGAACCACCAGggagcccccgcccccgcccccagggccgCTGGGGCAGGAGCGAAGAGGGTGGGAACGGGCTGGGAGCCTGTCCACGTTGAGCGCAGTCCCCGCCGCAAGGGGCTCTGGGAAATGGAGTCTCCCTTTGCAATGCACCCTGGGCCGGGTTGGCCCTTGACTCGGGGGCGTGCGGGAGGTTTCAGCGCCAGCTGCTTTTGCAGGGGCGTGCTGCGGGTGGGGAGCTGCACCCTCCCCTGTGGCGAGGGAGGGCGAGGGAGCCCcgcaggggcaggggatggggatggggatggggcaggggatgagcagcaggcaggctgccgTGAGACcggagaggcagggaggggacggGTCCGTGtagggcagtggtctccaaccctTTCACACCCAGGATCACTTTTTGAAAGTAAGGGCCACCCAGGATCCAGTcgcgccccttccccgaggccccgccccactcactgCCCCCCTTCTGCCGCcgatcactcgctctcccccaccctcactcattttcacggggttggggtgcgggagggggctctggcttgagcctggggcaggggttagggtgcaggaggggttgagaggtgcaagctctgggagggagtttgggtgcaggagggggctccgggctggggcagagtattggggtgcagaagagggtgcggggtgtgggctctgggagggagggtcagggctgggttgcaggagggagtatggggtgctggctctgggagggagggtcagggctgggttgcaggagggagtatggggtgctggctctgggagggggggtcagggctggggcagagtgttgggtgcaggagagggtgggtgtgctggctctggaaggggggtcagggctggggtttggggtacaggagggggttcagggtgctggctccaggaggggactcagggttggggtgtggcctcCCGCCAGGCAGCATTTACCTCTGGCGGCTCCTGGTTGGTGGTGTAGTGTGGCTGCCGCTAAggctgtgctttggatgattttgttagctgtttaaaaaaaggcaGCGAAACTGAGAGTCGAGAAAGAACTGGGGGGCTCTCAGCAGGTCCCAGCTTCCCCCTTTGCTCCCGGACAGTCTCTGAGCCGGTGTTGCTCATTCCTCACCTGTGTGGGCGCCTCTTGGGATCTCACTCCCCTCAGATCCCTGGAGATCCAGGACCCTCAGCTCTTCCCCTCGCTCCATCTGGGAGATctcagggatggggaaggaaaccGATGAGACAGTGCTTTGTTAAATCTACCCCAAAGGGCTCAATATCCTGACCCTGTTCTCTGAtgaatttagt
This DNA window, taken from Dermochelys coriacea isolate rDerCor1 chromosome 6, rDerCor1.pri.v4, whole genome shotgun sequence, encodes the following:
- the LOC119856536 gene encoding zinc finger and SCAN domain-containing protein 2-like isoform X1, coding for MQENDKTLTSLAGSRTKKRNPHQEEPAGSKLQGMPQSPEQGDTGHSQGRRGRQQGDTEGEPTDEECSKKLLGLQRTCTAERPYKCPECGKSFTQSSMLIRHERSHTGEKPYTCSVCGKSFSQRSNHMQHQRIHTGERPYKCTDCGKSFSLSSRLLQHQMVHTGERPYKCPDCGKSFNQKSNLKQHQRIHTGERPYRRPDHGESHSLSPPQEIHKVERPYKCPQCGKCFRVSSHLIRHQVTHTGERPYKCSDCGRSFSLSSHLIRHRIVHTEDKPYVCTECGKKFSLSSRLDRHLRTHTGERPYKCPNCGSGFVDSSALIKHQRIHTGERPYTCPECGKSFGRSSYLITHQRTHTGERPYKCPDCGKSFVGSSDLNKHHRTHTGERPYNCPECGKSFSRSSNLIAHQRIHTRSFTPAQECG
- the LOC119856536 gene encoding zinc finger and SCAN domain-containing protein 2-like isoform X2 gives rise to the protein MQENDKTLTSLGSRTKKRNPHQEEPAGSKLQGMPQSPEQGDTGHSQGRRGRQQGDTEGEPTDEECSKKLLGLQRTCTAERPYKCPECGKSFTQSSMLIRHERSHTGEKPYTCSVCGKSFSQRSNHMQHQRIHTGERPYKCTDCGKSFSLSSRLLQHQMVHTGERPYKCPDCGKSFNQKSNLKQHQRIHTGERPYRRPDHGESHSLSPPQEIHKVERPYKCPQCGKCFRVSSHLIRHQVTHTGERPYKCSDCGRSFSLSSHLIRHRIVHTEDKPYVCTECGKKFSLSSRLDRHLRTHTGERPYKCPNCGSGFVDSSALIKHQRIHTGERPYTCPECGKSFGRSSYLITHQRTHTGERPYKCPDCGKSFVGSSDLNKHHRTHTGERPYNCPECGKSFSRSSNLIAHQRIHTRSFTPAQECG